Within Oncorhynchus nerka isolate Pitt River unplaced genomic scaffold, Oner_Uvic_2.0 unplaced_scaffold_755, whole genome shotgun sequence, the genomic segment TTCAGGCTGGGGgctaccacttgtatacaggctggggactaccacttgtatacaAGCTGGGGGCTgccacttgtatacaggctggggactaccacttgtatacaggctggggactaccacttgtatacaggctggggactaccacttgtatacagactggggactaccacttgtatacaggctgggggctaccacttgtatacaggctgggggctaccacttgtatacaggctggggactaccacttgtatacaggctgggggctaccacttgtatacaggctgggggctaccacttgtatacaggctggggactaccacttgtatacaggctgggggctaccacttgtatacaggctgggggctaccacttgtatacaggctgggggctaccacttgtatacaggctggggactaccacttgtatacaggctggggactaccacttgtatacaggctggggactaccacttgtatacagACTGGGGACTACCccttgtatacaggctggggactaccacttgtatacaggctggggactaccacttgtatacaggctgggggctaccccttgtatacaggctgggggctaccccttgtatacaggctgggggctaccccttgtatacaggctggggactaccacttgtatacaggctggggactaccacttgtatacaggctggggactaccacttgtatacaggctggggactaccacttgtatacaggctggggactaccacttgtatacaggctggggactaGACTACCccttgtatacaggctggggactaGACTACCccttgtatacaggctggggactaccacttgtatacaggctggggactaccacttgtatacaggctggggactaccacttgtatacaggctggggactaccacttgtatacaggctggggactaccacttgtatacaggctggggactaccacttgtatacaggctggggactaccacttgtatacaggctggggactaccacttgtatacaggctggggactagactaccacttgtatacaggctggggactagactaccacttgtatacaggctggggactagactaccacttgtatacaggctggggactagactaccacttgtatacaggctgaGGACTAgactaccacttgtatacaggctggggactagactaccacttgtatacaggctggggactagactaccacttgtatacaggctggggactagactaccacttgtatacaggctggggactagactaccacttgtatacaggctgggggctgccacttgtatacaggctggggactagactaccacttgtatacaggctgggggctgccacttgtatacaggctggggactaccacttgtatacaggctggggacgTGGCCGCTCATTTCACCCGACTCCCACCAAGATCCAGTCCCATACTGGTTTTGAATGGTCTTCAAGATTATATAATCAAACTCCCACGTAAAACAGTCATTTAAGATGTTTGTGGATTCATTTACTTCTACCTGATGCCTTTTGATAATGAAGATTTTCTATATGATTTTAGTTTTTGTGAGGTTGGTGCTTAAAGATCATTTAAAAAAGGGTGAAATGGAGGTGGCCAGTTTCCCATGGTGTTCTCGTCTCAGCCCTCTCCTGGGTTTAGGGACACTTCTTCCAGCTGGCTACGTCCCCATTCTGAATCTGCACCCTTCTCTCCTCGTCGTGGACGGCGGAAACGCCCTCCAACCACTGCCTACACCAACTCTATCCActacggtctgtctgtctgtgggacaTACCATCTGAGGAGAATCCACTATGGTCTGTCTTTCTGTGGGACATACCATCTGAGGAGAATCCACTACGGTCTGTCTCTGTGGGACATACCATCTGAGGAGAATCCACTACGGTCTGTCTCTGTGGGACATACCATCTGAGGAGAATCCACTATGGTCTGTCTTTCTGTGGGACATACCATCTGAGGAGAATCCACTACGGTCTGTCTCTGTGGGGCATACCATCTGAGGAGAATCCACTACGGTCTGTCTCTGTGGGACATACCATCTGAGGAGAATCCACTACGGTCTGTCTCTGTGGGACATACCATCTGAGTCAACATGCACTGGGATACAGTCAGCACTGTCTACAGATGGAATCCTCTCAGAGAACCTGGACCCTGACAGGTCCCAGACAGGTCCCAGACAGGACCCAGACAGGACCCAGAAATTGTCCATCTTATAACGTGTGCAACTCATCCGAAAAAGTAGGGATGAGTTGTACTCTGACGGACAAAAACGCAGATGAATGCAGATGTATGTATGTAGACATGTCCTGGATTGTCCCCCATTGAAATGTCCTGAGGTGAGGAATGCTTTTCTTTAGGCCATGATGTAAGTCGTATATGAATGAATCTGTGTGGCTGCTCCCTAATCCCATGTCCCCTGCTGTCCCCCCCCCCAGGGCCTGGAGGTGGCGATCAGGAACAAGATAGAGGAAGAGGTGACTCACCGAGCCAGTACGAAACTCCACAAGAGACTGAGTATTGTGAAGGGGGCGGAGGTGAAACCAACCCCCTCTAAAGGAAACAACCATCCCAACCACCCTGCACCCAGCACCTCCAAATAAACTctgttattctgtctgtctgctctgactGCTTTCGCTGTGCTAGATAAAGTAAAAAatgtctcccaaatggcaccctattccctatatagtgttatactttTTGAACAGGGGCTCATAGGGctctgtctaaagtagtgcactgtatagtgaGTAGGGCGGCATTTGGAACGAATACAATGTGTTTGGCACTGCTGTATGGACTGACATGTAGTCCTGTACGTCACAGCTGAGGAGTGTAATATCCACGTCTCCAATAGATGGTGCTGTAGTAGTCAGTTTTGGTGAGTTTTTCTGGTAGACTTGGCTGCTTGCTATCGCCTCGAGGAGACAAGGAAAGGAGACGAGGAACGTGAGGATGCCAACAGAGtaatattgagatgcaccctAGATAGTCGACGGTCGACATTTGGGATCTCTGTCGTGTGTATTGAAGGGGCCATTGAGTATTTAGTTTTGTGTGATTCTTGTCTCGTGTTGCACTGTCTTCAGAACTGAGACACACGTTTCTCCCATATACTGTATTCCAATGCAAAGGACGTGAATaaaaaaactgtggacattttgtAATGCAACAGAGTTATTTTGTCTTGTATGGGCATGTGTAGACCTAGCCAGACCTGTGTAGACCTAGCCAGACCTGTGTAGACCTAGTCAGACCTGTGTAGACCTATCCAGACCTGTGTAGACCTAGTCAGacctgtgtatgggtgtgtgtagaCCTAGCCAGacctgtgtatgggtgtgtgtagaCCTAGCCAGacctgtgtatgggtgtgtgtagaCCTAGCCAGacctgtgtatgggtgtgtgtagaCCTAGCCAGACCTGTGTATGGGCGTGTGTAGACCTATCCAGACCTGTGTAGACCTATCCAGACCTGTGTATGGGCGTGTGTAGACCTATCCAGAACTGTGTAGACCTGTGTATGGGCGTGTGTAGACCTATCCAGACCTGTGTATGGGCGTGTGTAGACCTATCCAGACCTGTGTATGGGCCTGTGTAGACCTATCCAGACCTGTTTAGACCTATCCAGACCTGTGTATGGGCGTGTGTAGACCTATCCAGACCTGTGTATGGGCGTGTGTAGACCTATCCAGACCTGTGTATGGGCGTGTGTAGACCTATCCAGACCTGTTTAGACCTATCCAGACCTGTGTATGGGCGTGTCAGGTGTTTTGTGTTCATACACTTTCCTCTTTACCTCAGagctggggcctgttgcacaaaactaggataagggattaagccaggatatcttggtgatcctggctcaattgatccgtaatccggttgcactaaagatggatagggggcaggaggatatgttatggtataaattaccatggagatttattctgtggagctagcctgctccagaccaggctaaattccaggatctatttaatctcatccctaatgtcagtcagcagtcaccacaaatggaaaccaatagttatttcactgctcactatacattgttatcacatataactagacccactgttattatttaaacgtttgtgatcattaatttcaatgattttggataaaaaaggatttttagatgatgttgctatcattagataatttacagtttcccatagactataaggctatatataaaatgatagaatattagggccacagaggggaaaaaaacacaagtcataatattgtaaccagttgttttaaaggaggacagttgttaaaatgacagatgtggggcatttcgtgaaattgtacttcagtatggtttcataaacaaagacatgctgatgtgccagaatattaagtatcacattgtcataagtatcaaaactgtaaaaacaatatgtagcttttctgcagaaagaaccagcctcataaatttatgactttatcctttttcttcagtgtggccctagtactctgtcatataaacaaatacacattctatatgaatataaaaacacaatgtgtaacattatgttcctttattgaataaggacaaaacaaagcaggtaaaccatcagctcctttcgaaactgaagtcacagtgactctacaagatggaaagcacagaatccaagcatattatacaaaatgatacatacacattcaaaggtctgtatataacacaccctgcatgtctgcacactaaaataaatgcaggacaaatccatacacatcaactgaacagacaaatgaatggatgcagtagcctccctgcagccttgtattacacacagtataccgcacaaacatcataagaggccaaattcgtcaaaaacgaacccaaaaaaaccaaattcctctgccaccgcaggacatatttaaccaaaattgaaagcacacatactaactaaaataattcaacacatattggtccctcagcagccgaccactgtagtcatcagggaagattgccggattgtcccagtccatggctggtggcactctgggggccctctccttcctcaggcaggccacattgtggaggacagcacaagccacagtaatatcacatgccctaacagggctgacccttaatttgtgaaggcagtgaaagcgtgccttcaggaggccaaaggtcatttcaactctggccctggtcctggcatgggcatggttgtaggcctgctgtgcttcctgggggtctgtgaaaggtgtcaggagaaaaggctggcagccataccccctgtctcccagcaacacaccagagaattcacctgtcaacacaaaatctcatcattactacctcataaacacagtgatattcttgacacagccatgatggttataaataggggttgtgtggcttaccttgtgataggcactgatagatttcagaggcccgaaagattctggagtcatggactgagccaggccattttgccacaacattgctgatcacacagtcagcattgcagaccatctgaaatcataagatgaggaatattacaccaatcaatgcacatcactggcaatgcagagtgttcgtcaatggacaatatcaaaaagttatgttcacctgaacattaatgctgtgaaaggatttcctattcacaaaatcggcctcatgggcacctgaggggcttttatccttatgtgtgtgcagtccactgcaccaatgacattggggaaacctgtcacacaaagtaatgagtatcctactatgtgttaacagttgtcctgtaatttgtagatcctcttacctgcaatcctatagaactcctctttgatgtcacagagtcttctgtggccaggaaggagatgaagacatctgctaatgctttgatagccagacacacactccttattgtgcggcaaattgtggccttgttcagctgttctgcatcccccactgagtacaggaaggctccactagcaaaaaagcgcaaggccacacaaaccatttgctccacactcagtgcatggctccgtgcagtgcggtgcttaatcctgggacccagtagtctgcatagatacctgatgccatctgcagaaaacctgtatctttcatatagatggtcatcagggaaggccagtgggtccaaccggtccctgaagaccctttctcgcctgaaggctctcctcagcacaagtgcttcttcatccaccacatctcgcacgaatgggcatgccattgtcagagcagaaaggaacacacaattttgggccttcatataggctagtggccacacctggtgctgggggggtgggcaaaagagggcgatgccttataacgatgacttggttgtactgattgctgggaaaataaaaaaaactcagaaagatgccaccgtcctgtgtgctcacaataagagctcatatgtcatggctcacttgactttacgagaatatacc encodes:
- the LOC135571120 gene encoding UPF0390 protein zgc136864-like, yielding MAQGKQKFKAQPGGTKKPQKNKGPRKGGRSIKPKKVKVVQQQQLKKGLEVAIRNKIEEEVTHRASTKLHKRLSIVKGAEVKPTPSKGNNHPNHPAPSTSK